In Glycine max cultivar Williams 82 chromosome 10, Glycine_max_v4.0, whole genome shotgun sequence, the DNA window caCCGAGTGAAAATGAGGTCAGTGCAGAGAGTCGGAGATGCTTCGCAAGTCTCACCGCCATAGAATTCATTTCCGGCAACAACTGCAATGCAAGGGTTTAACCAAACACTCCTCACTGGGACGCACGCACGGTGTGGGTTTATGCAATCGGGCTCACTCTGTAGAATCTATATGGGCCCCGTCCATACATTAGGGtttcacataattaaaaataaattaatgatcataacattaattttataaaactattaatctcttttattcatttattagtttttttatgtgtgtaaaataatctaaaacttACAATTATAATGGGAGGGAGTATATAGCATGCTTTcaaatattattgattaaataatcacttttttttttttaattttttttgtagatgGCATGTTTAAATTGTTTCCCCTGCACGCACGTCCCCACTCCACTAACCCCATACTCTTTGTGCTCAACTCCAATTGTTTCTTCTAGGCTAGTTTAATCTGTAACTGCAACCTTGTACTTCATTCCATGCAGGACCATCCATAAGAAGTTAAGGATTAAGATTCCCAAGGCCACTGGTGGTAACAAAAATGCAGAGAAAGTTTCACTTTCTTGTCAAAAACAAAGCCACTGCTAGTGCTGATGGGGGTACAAGGTTTACGTGTGGAACTCAATTCTCAAGGAAATCAGTAGGGTCGGCCTTCTCTTGTGTCATTGGAAACAAGACAACACCGCGTGGCAAGCATGCTTCCaaactgaagaaaaaaaaggagccTATTGGCGACTCAGGGAACGGAAAAGCTGCATTGTCTCAGCTTCTTGCACTGGAGGAGACTGATCATGCAGGAGATGCAAAGCAGAACAGAAAGGATAGGCAACGTGTGAAAATGAATCTTCCTTTGATGAGCTTTCTGAAAAAGAAGAGAGGATGGAACAATTTCATGAGGGCTAGATTTAGTAGTGGTGTGCATGGTGATGGCAGTAATGTTGTTACCAAGTTCGGACAAGTGAAGAGGAAGGCAAGTTTACGCCGCTTGGTTAGGGTTCCCTCTAAAATACTGGTCCTTCGCCTCAAGTTGAAGATGATAAAGTGCCTGATTATAAAGAAAGCGCCAAAGCAGTTTGAACAGAGAGCTGAAGATGAAGACAGAGAACTATGCAAAAAGAGGATTCTCTTGGGAGAGAGATGCAGGCCATTGAGTTCTCCAAGTCCAGGTTACGATACAAGTAATTTTTTCTATCCAAGAAATAGTTACACTTGACAAGGGCACAAGGCCATTCCTGATCCCCCTTTTCGCTTCTTGGCTTCGATTGCTGTTGCCTCTGTTTTCTATTTCTCCTTTTTAAATATCCTTCAGAAATATATCGTAATATTCTTTCTTTGTAAACATCCTTTAGAAATATTTCGTATCTTGGGCTTGGCTTTTGCATGGAAGATCATGTATTTTTTGTACTTGGTAATCGGTTATCAATTAATCATTGTAATCTTTATTTTCCTTTCTCCTGAGTAAAAACCCGTTACACTTTCCGCCATTCGTGAACGAGAAATTGTCACTAAGTTTTGCCTTAACGTCAAAGTGCTAGCAGTAGACTGAAGCCGTCTTAAATAGGGAATTTTAACTTGTAATTTCCCATTCCAATTGAAAGGACTCGTAAAATCCTGTGATGTTTATTAAATCACCCGAAATTAAAATGCTTTCAAgtaaacaatatattttatccaaatTCCACTAACGAATGCTAGCGGTATTCTTCGAATATCCAAACCATAAATTTGATTAAGACAAGGCAGCTGAAACTTTCTGTAGTTAAACTTTCACACCAGAACCTCTCGATATGGTCTCATTAAAATCAAGACAATCAAAACACGGCTATGGACATACGAGTTTGAGCTGGTGCAGCAACACAAGTAAACGTACATGACAAACTTATCCTTCTGACTTGATAACAGCTAATCAGGGATGTACAGAAAAAGCAAGCAGCCACAAGGTAACACGGTATTTAGTGGTTTCAAACCCAGACCAAATTCATGCCACTCTGCCAGATCAGACCCTCAGTGGTTTCAAACCCAGGGCTGCTCGTAGCTTGTTCGCTTCTGCAATCTCTGGATCAGGGTGGTCAGTCCCATcatccttcttttctttcttttctttcttcttcttcttctttggctCACCATCCTCAAGTCCATCTCCATGTCTTCTAGGACTTACACTACTCCGAGCATGTCTCTTTCTGTAGTCCCCGCCATCATGTTCCCTGTGATCCCTACTTCTACTTCGACTCCTTGAGTGACTCCTTCGCCTTCCACGGTCACGAtccttctctcttctctcccgCTCCCTACCCTCTCTCTCACGACCATAATCTTTTTCTTCCCTTAGACGGTATCGGTCCCTATCCCTATCTCTGTCTCTGTCTCTGTCTCGGCCACGTCCCCGCTCTCGATCGTAATCTCTATCATAGTCTCTGTCATAGTCACGGTCCCtataaaaaacatcaaaaagcaaatgaaaactaTGGTCACCTTAATGATATCTGATAACCAACATAACGTCACTTTAATGAtctgtttaaaatattaatgcacATGACAGCATCAAGAAAGACTATGAATAAACCAAAATGTCAATTAACCTGTGTTTTAACTACAAGCAACAGTTAAACCACCATTCAGATGAATGTGCACATTCACGCAGCTTTATCCTTGCATACGCAAAGAGACAGCTTCCAGATTCAAGCCCATGACCAATCAATCATGGGTTCTTAAAATGACATTGTAATTATCACCTCATACTGTAATGCTTCTCCAACAAGAAATTTCCAAGCAACTAAGTTTCAAATAGCTCCTCAGTCACATGTTGATGGGATGGGATCCCAAACTATCATGCTGAAGAGTGAAGACAAAGAAAGATTAACCTACAACATTTTCATAATGCTCAAGGATTGATGGAGTGCATTGATAGAGCTTCAGCTTACGTTCTTTCTAATCTTGTAATTTAATGTGCTTTTctctatttccttattttttggtgaactaagctttttcttccaattttcaGGAGGATTTCTTATCTTTCTGCTGTCTCTTCCTAATCTTGCCTAAagaaatttcaattattatacaatattttcacataaaataaaGGTATCTCTAATAGTAATTTCATAGGAAAAAGGTAATATGGGGACAGCATATCAAAGTTGGGGGAACCAGT includes these proteins:
- the LOC121172881 gene encoding uncharacterized protein; this encodes MQRKFHFLVKNKATASADGGTRFTCGTQFSRKSVGSAFSCVIGNKTTPRGKHASKLKKKKEPIGDSGNGKAALSQLLALEETDHAGDAKQNRKDRQRVKMNLPLMSFLKKKRGWNNFMRARFSSGVHGDGSNVVTKFGQVKRKASLRRLVRVPSKILVLRLKLKMIKCLIIKKAPKQFEQRAEDEDRELCKKRILLGERCRPLSSPSPGYDTSNFFYPRNSYT